Proteins from one Desmodus rotundus isolate HL8 chromosome 9, HLdesRot8A.1, whole genome shotgun sequence genomic window:
- the JAK3 gene encoding tyrosine-protein kinase JAK3 isoform X1, whose translation MNSHECGCRVSSSPQHSSHLRTPTALMAPPSEETPLIPQRSCSLSSSEAGALHVLLPPRGPGPPQRLSFSFGDHSAEELCVQAAKASGILPVYHSLFALAVEDLSCWFPPSHTFSVEDVGTQVLVYRLRFYFPNWFGLEKCHRFGLRKDLASAILDLTVLEHLFAQHRNDLVNGRLPVGLSLKEQGECLSLAVLDLARMACEQAQRPEELLKTISYKTCLPPGLRDLIQGLSFVTRRRIRRRVRQALCRVAACQVDRHSLMVKYIMDLERLDPSRATETFVVGLPGVAGGQDASGLLRVSGGSGIAWSPGTQEEVFQPFCDFPEIVDISIKQAPRVGPAGEHRLVTITRTDNQILEAEFPGLPGALSFVALVDGYFRLTTDSRHYFCKEVAPPRLLEEVAQQCHGPITLDFAINKLKTEGSLPGSYVLRRSPQDFNSFLLTVCVQTPLGPDYKGCLIRCDPTGTFSLAGLGRPHSSLRELLAACLDGGLHVDGVALNLTFCCTPRPKEKSNLIVVRRGCSPPTSSPVQPHSGCQLSQMTFHKIPVDSLEWHENLGHGSFTKIYRGCRHEPVDGEPRKTEVLLKVLDAKHKSCTESFLEAASLMSQVSYQHLVLLHGVCMAGDSIMVQEFVHLGALDTYLRKSGHLVPASWKLQVIKQLAYALNYLEDKGLTHGNVSARKVLLAREGSDGSLPFIKLSDPGVSPTVLSLEMLTDRIPWVAPECLQEARILGLEADKWGFGATVWEVFSGVTMPISTMDPAKKLQFYEERQQLPAPKWMELALLIQQCMTYEPSHRPSFRAVIRDLNNLITSDYELLSDPTPGALAPRDGLWNGAQLYACQDPTIFEERHLKYISQLGKGNFGSVELCRYDPLGDNTGALVAVKQLQHSGPDQQRDFQREIQILKALHSDFIVKYRGVSYGPGRQSLRLVMEYLPSGCLRDFLQRHRTRLDASRLLLYASQICKGMEYLGSRRCVHRDLAARNILVESETHVKIADFGLAKLLPLDKDYYVVREPGQSPIFWYAPESLSDNIFSRQSDVWSFGVVLYELFTYSDKSCSPSAEFLRMMGCERDVPALCRLLDLLAEGQRLPAPPACPGEVHELMKLCWAPSPQDRPSFSTLGPQLDALWSGSRG comes from the exons ATGAATTCACACGAATGTGGGTGCAGAGTATCCTCCAGCCCTCAGCACAGCTCTCACCTGAGAAC GCCGACTGCACTCATGGCGCCTCCGAGTGAGGAGACGCCCCTGATCCCTCAGCGATCTTGCAGCCTCTCATCTTCAGAGGCTGGTGCCTTGCACGTGCTGCTTCCCCCTCGGGGCCCTGGCCCCCCTCAGCgcctctccttctcctttggGGACCACTCGGCTGAAGAACTGTGTGTTCAGGCTGCTAAGGCCAGTG GCATCCTGCCCGTGTACCACTCCCTCTTTGCTCTGGCTGTGGAGGACCTGTCCTGCTGGTTTCCCCCGAGCCACACCTTCTCCGTGGAGGATGTGGGCACCCAGGTCCTCGTCTACAGGCTCCG CTTTTACTTCCCCAACTGGTTTGGGCTAGAGAAGTGTCACCGATTCGGGCTTCGAAAGGACTTGGCCAGTGCCATCCTTGACCTGACAGTCCTGGAGCACCTGTTCGCCCAG CACCGCAACGACTTGGTGAACGGCCGTCTCCCCGTGGGCCTTAGCCTCAAGGAGCAGGGCGAATGTCTCAGCCTGGCTGTGCTGGACCTGGCCCGGATGGCCTGTGAGCAGGCCCAGAGACCAGAGGAGCTGCTGAAGACCATCAG CTACAAGACTTGCCTACCTCCCGGCCTGCGCGACCTGATCCAGGGCCTGAGCTTTGTAACACGGAGGCGCATCCGGAGGAGGGTGCGCCAGGCGCTGTGCCGTGTGGCCGCCTGTCAGGTTGACAGGCACTCACTCATGGTCAAGTACATCATGGACCTGGAGCGCCTGGACCCCTCCAGGGCCACCGAGACCTTCGTCGTGGGCCTCCCCGGGGTTGCTGGTGGTCAGGACGCGTCGGGGCTGCTCCGTGTGTCTGGTGGTAGCGGCATTGCCTGGAGTCCAGGAACACAGGAGGAG GTCTTCCAGCCTTTCTGCGACTTTCCAGAAATCGTGGACATCAGCATTAAGCAGGCGCCGCGCGTTGGCCCGGCCGGGGAACACCGTCTTGTCACTATCACCAGGACAGACAACCAGATCCTG GAGGCTGAGTTCCCGGGGCTGCCAGGCGCGTTGTCCTTCGTGGCGCTGGTCGACGGCTACTTCCGGCTGACCACGGACTCGCGGCACTACTTCTGCAAGGAGGTGGCACCTCCGCggctcctggaggaggtggcgcAGCAGTGCCACGGCCCCATCAC CCTGGATTTTGCCATCAACAAGCTCAAGACTGAGGGCTCCCTTCCCGGTTCCTATGTTCTCCGTCGCAGCCCCCAGGATTTCAACAGCTTCCTCCTCACTGTTTGTGTCCAG ACGCCCCTGGGCCCCGATTACAAGGGCTGCCTCATCCGGTGCGACCCCACAGGAACCTTCTCTCTGGCTGGCCTTGGCCGGCCCCACAGCAGTCTTCGAGAGCTCCTGGCAGCCTGCCTGGATGGTGGGCTGCATGTAGATGGGGTTGCACTGAACCTCACCTTCTGTTGCACCCCTAGACCCAAAG AAAAGTCCAATCTGATCGTGGTCCGGAGGGGTTGCAGTCCACCCACATCGTCCCCTGTTCAGCCCCACTCGGGATGCCAGCTGAGTCAGATGACATTTCACAAGATCCCTGTTGATAGCCTGGAGTGG catGAGAACCTGGGTCATGGATCCTTCACCAAGATTTACCGGGGCTGTCGCCACGAGCCCGTGGACGGGGAGCCTCGAAAGACAGAGGTGCTGCTCAAAGTGTTAGATGCGAAGCATAAGAGCTGCACAGAG TCATTCCTGGAAGCGGCGAGCTTGATGAGCCAAGTGTCATACCAGCATCTTGTGTTGCTTCATGGCGTGTGCATGGCCGGAGACA GCATCATGGTGCAGGAATTTGTACACCTGGGAGCACTGGACACATACCTACGGAAGTCTGGCCATCTGGTGCCGGCCAGCTGGAAGCTGCAGGTGATCAAACAGCTGGCCTATGCCCTCAACTATCTG GAGGACAAAGGCCTCACCCATGGCAATGTCTCAGCCCGTAAGGTGCTCTTGGCCCGGGAGGGGTCTGACGGGAGCCTACCCTTCATCAAGCTGAGTGACCCTGGTGTCAGTCCTACTGTGCTAAGCCTTGAGA tGCTCACTGACAGGATCCCCTGGGTGGCCCCTGAATGTCTCCAGGAGGCCCGGATACTTGGCTTGGAAGCTGACAAGTGGGGCTTCGGTGCCACAGTCTGGGAGGTGTTCAGCGGTGTCACAATGCCAATCAGTACCATGGACCCTGCCAAG AAGCTCCAGTTTTATGAGGAGCGGCAGCAACTTCCTGCCCCCAAGTGGATGGAGCTGGCCCTGCTGATCCAACAGTGCATGACCTATGAGCCAAGCCACAGGCCCTCCTTCCGTGCTGTCATCCGGGACCTGAACAACCTCATTACGTCAG ATTACGAACTCCTCTCGGACCCCACACCTGGTGCCCTGGCGCCCCGCGATGGGCTGTGGAATGGCGCTCAGCTCTATGCCTGCCAGGACCCTACCATCTTTGAGGAGAGACACCTTAAGTACATTTCACAGCTGGGCAAG GGCAACTTTGGCAGCGTGGAACTGTGCCGCTATGACCCCTTGGGAGACAACACAGGAGCCCTGGTGGCTGTGAAGCAGCTGCAGCACAGTGGGCCAGACCAGCAGAGGGACTTCCAGCGGGAGATCCAGATCCTCAAAGCCCTGCACAGTGACTTCATCGTCAAGTATCGCGGTGTCAGCTATGGCCCAG GCCGCCAGAGTCTGAGACTCGTCATGGAATACCTGCCCAGCGGCTGCCTGCGTGACTTCCTGCAGCGGCACCGCACGCGCCTGGATGCCAGCCGCCTGCTCCTCTACGCCTCGCAGATCTGCAAG GGCATGGAGTACCTGGGCTCCCGCCGCTGTGTGCACCGCGACCTGGCAGCACGTAACATCCTGGTGGAGAGCGAGACCCACGTCAAGATCGCTGACTTTGGCCTTGCCAAGCTGTTGCCACTGGATAAAGACTATTACGTTGTCCGGGAGCCGGGCCAAAGCCCCATCTTCTG GTACGCCCCGGAGTCCCTCTCGGACAACATCTTCTCGCGCCAGTCGGATGTCTGGAGTTTTGGGGTCGTTCTGTATGAGCTGTTCACCTACAGCGACAAGAGCTGCAGCCCCTCTGCT GAGTTCCTGCGGATGATGGGATGTGAGCGAGATGTCCCGGCTCTTTGCCGCCTCCTGGACCTGCTGGCAGAGGGCCAGAGGCTGCCCGCACCTCCAGCCTGCCCTGGTGAG
- the JAK3 gene encoding tyrosine-protein kinase JAK3 isoform X2, with translation MAPPSEETPLIPQRSCSLSSSEAGALHVLLPPRGPGPPQRLSFSFGDHSAEELCVQAAKASGILPVYHSLFALAVEDLSCWFPPSHTFSVEDVGTQVLVYRLRFYFPNWFGLEKCHRFGLRKDLASAILDLTVLEHLFAQHRNDLVNGRLPVGLSLKEQGECLSLAVLDLARMACEQAQRPEELLKTISYKTCLPPGLRDLIQGLSFVTRRRIRRRVRQALCRVAACQVDRHSLMVKYIMDLERLDPSRATETFVVGLPGVAGGQDASGLLRVSGGSGIAWSPGTQEEVFQPFCDFPEIVDISIKQAPRVGPAGEHRLVTITRTDNQILEAEFPGLPGALSFVALVDGYFRLTTDSRHYFCKEVAPPRLLEEVAQQCHGPITLDFAINKLKTEGSLPGSYVLRRSPQDFNSFLLTVCVQTPLGPDYKGCLIRCDPTGTFSLAGLGRPHSSLRELLAACLDGGLHVDGVALNLTFCCTPRPKEKSNLIVVRRGCSPPTSSPVQPHSGCQLSQMTFHKIPVDSLEWHENLGHGSFTKIYRGCRHEPVDGEPRKTEVLLKVLDAKHKSCTESFLEAASLMSQVSYQHLVLLHGVCMAGDSIMVQEFVHLGALDTYLRKSGHLVPASWKLQVIKQLAYALNYLEDKGLTHGNVSARKVLLAREGSDGSLPFIKLSDPGVSPTVLSLEMLTDRIPWVAPECLQEARILGLEADKWGFGATVWEVFSGVTMPISTMDPAKKLQFYEERQQLPAPKWMELALLIQQCMTYEPSHRPSFRAVIRDLNNLITSDYELLSDPTPGALAPRDGLWNGAQLYACQDPTIFEERHLKYISQLGKGNFGSVELCRYDPLGDNTGALVAVKQLQHSGPDQQRDFQREIQILKALHSDFIVKYRGVSYGPGRQSLRLVMEYLPSGCLRDFLQRHRTRLDASRLLLYASQICKGMEYLGSRRCVHRDLAARNILVESETHVKIADFGLAKLLPLDKDYYVVREPGQSPIFWYAPESLSDNIFSRQSDVWSFGVVLYELFTYSDKSCSPSAEFLRMMGCERDVPALCRLLDLLAEGQRLPAPPACPGEVHELMKLCWAPSPQDRPSFSTLGPQLDALWSGSRG, from the exons ATGGCGCCTCCGAGTGAGGAGACGCCCCTGATCCCTCAGCGATCTTGCAGCCTCTCATCTTCAGAGGCTGGTGCCTTGCACGTGCTGCTTCCCCCTCGGGGCCCTGGCCCCCCTCAGCgcctctccttctcctttggGGACCACTCGGCTGAAGAACTGTGTGTTCAGGCTGCTAAGGCCAGTG GCATCCTGCCCGTGTACCACTCCCTCTTTGCTCTGGCTGTGGAGGACCTGTCCTGCTGGTTTCCCCCGAGCCACACCTTCTCCGTGGAGGATGTGGGCACCCAGGTCCTCGTCTACAGGCTCCG CTTTTACTTCCCCAACTGGTTTGGGCTAGAGAAGTGTCACCGATTCGGGCTTCGAAAGGACTTGGCCAGTGCCATCCTTGACCTGACAGTCCTGGAGCACCTGTTCGCCCAG CACCGCAACGACTTGGTGAACGGCCGTCTCCCCGTGGGCCTTAGCCTCAAGGAGCAGGGCGAATGTCTCAGCCTGGCTGTGCTGGACCTGGCCCGGATGGCCTGTGAGCAGGCCCAGAGACCAGAGGAGCTGCTGAAGACCATCAG CTACAAGACTTGCCTACCTCCCGGCCTGCGCGACCTGATCCAGGGCCTGAGCTTTGTAACACGGAGGCGCATCCGGAGGAGGGTGCGCCAGGCGCTGTGCCGTGTGGCCGCCTGTCAGGTTGACAGGCACTCACTCATGGTCAAGTACATCATGGACCTGGAGCGCCTGGACCCCTCCAGGGCCACCGAGACCTTCGTCGTGGGCCTCCCCGGGGTTGCTGGTGGTCAGGACGCGTCGGGGCTGCTCCGTGTGTCTGGTGGTAGCGGCATTGCCTGGAGTCCAGGAACACAGGAGGAG GTCTTCCAGCCTTTCTGCGACTTTCCAGAAATCGTGGACATCAGCATTAAGCAGGCGCCGCGCGTTGGCCCGGCCGGGGAACACCGTCTTGTCACTATCACCAGGACAGACAACCAGATCCTG GAGGCTGAGTTCCCGGGGCTGCCAGGCGCGTTGTCCTTCGTGGCGCTGGTCGACGGCTACTTCCGGCTGACCACGGACTCGCGGCACTACTTCTGCAAGGAGGTGGCACCTCCGCggctcctggaggaggtggcgcAGCAGTGCCACGGCCCCATCAC CCTGGATTTTGCCATCAACAAGCTCAAGACTGAGGGCTCCCTTCCCGGTTCCTATGTTCTCCGTCGCAGCCCCCAGGATTTCAACAGCTTCCTCCTCACTGTTTGTGTCCAG ACGCCCCTGGGCCCCGATTACAAGGGCTGCCTCATCCGGTGCGACCCCACAGGAACCTTCTCTCTGGCTGGCCTTGGCCGGCCCCACAGCAGTCTTCGAGAGCTCCTGGCAGCCTGCCTGGATGGTGGGCTGCATGTAGATGGGGTTGCACTGAACCTCACCTTCTGTTGCACCCCTAGACCCAAAG AAAAGTCCAATCTGATCGTGGTCCGGAGGGGTTGCAGTCCACCCACATCGTCCCCTGTTCAGCCCCACTCGGGATGCCAGCTGAGTCAGATGACATTTCACAAGATCCCTGTTGATAGCCTGGAGTGG catGAGAACCTGGGTCATGGATCCTTCACCAAGATTTACCGGGGCTGTCGCCACGAGCCCGTGGACGGGGAGCCTCGAAAGACAGAGGTGCTGCTCAAAGTGTTAGATGCGAAGCATAAGAGCTGCACAGAG TCATTCCTGGAAGCGGCGAGCTTGATGAGCCAAGTGTCATACCAGCATCTTGTGTTGCTTCATGGCGTGTGCATGGCCGGAGACA GCATCATGGTGCAGGAATTTGTACACCTGGGAGCACTGGACACATACCTACGGAAGTCTGGCCATCTGGTGCCGGCCAGCTGGAAGCTGCAGGTGATCAAACAGCTGGCCTATGCCCTCAACTATCTG GAGGACAAAGGCCTCACCCATGGCAATGTCTCAGCCCGTAAGGTGCTCTTGGCCCGGGAGGGGTCTGACGGGAGCCTACCCTTCATCAAGCTGAGTGACCCTGGTGTCAGTCCTACTGTGCTAAGCCTTGAGA tGCTCACTGACAGGATCCCCTGGGTGGCCCCTGAATGTCTCCAGGAGGCCCGGATACTTGGCTTGGAAGCTGACAAGTGGGGCTTCGGTGCCACAGTCTGGGAGGTGTTCAGCGGTGTCACAATGCCAATCAGTACCATGGACCCTGCCAAG AAGCTCCAGTTTTATGAGGAGCGGCAGCAACTTCCTGCCCCCAAGTGGATGGAGCTGGCCCTGCTGATCCAACAGTGCATGACCTATGAGCCAAGCCACAGGCCCTCCTTCCGTGCTGTCATCCGGGACCTGAACAACCTCATTACGTCAG ATTACGAACTCCTCTCGGACCCCACACCTGGTGCCCTGGCGCCCCGCGATGGGCTGTGGAATGGCGCTCAGCTCTATGCCTGCCAGGACCCTACCATCTTTGAGGAGAGACACCTTAAGTACATTTCACAGCTGGGCAAG GGCAACTTTGGCAGCGTGGAACTGTGCCGCTATGACCCCTTGGGAGACAACACAGGAGCCCTGGTGGCTGTGAAGCAGCTGCAGCACAGTGGGCCAGACCAGCAGAGGGACTTCCAGCGGGAGATCCAGATCCTCAAAGCCCTGCACAGTGACTTCATCGTCAAGTATCGCGGTGTCAGCTATGGCCCAG GCCGCCAGAGTCTGAGACTCGTCATGGAATACCTGCCCAGCGGCTGCCTGCGTGACTTCCTGCAGCGGCACCGCACGCGCCTGGATGCCAGCCGCCTGCTCCTCTACGCCTCGCAGATCTGCAAG GGCATGGAGTACCTGGGCTCCCGCCGCTGTGTGCACCGCGACCTGGCAGCACGTAACATCCTGGTGGAGAGCGAGACCCACGTCAAGATCGCTGACTTTGGCCTTGCCAAGCTGTTGCCACTGGATAAAGACTATTACGTTGTCCGGGAGCCGGGCCAAAGCCCCATCTTCTG GTACGCCCCGGAGTCCCTCTCGGACAACATCTTCTCGCGCCAGTCGGATGTCTGGAGTTTTGGGGTCGTTCTGTATGAGCTGTTCACCTACAGCGACAAGAGCTGCAGCCCCTCTGCT GAGTTCCTGCGGATGATGGGATGTGAGCGAGATGTCCCGGCTCTTTGCCGCCTCCTGGACCTGCTGGCAGAGGGCCAGAGGCTGCCCGCACCTCCAGCCTGCCCTGGTGAG
- the JAK3 gene encoding tyrosine-protein kinase JAK3 isoform X3, producing the protein MACEQAQRPEELLKTISYKTCLPPGLRDLIQGLSFVTRRRIRRRVRQALCRVAACQVDRHSLMVKYIMDLERLDPSRATETFVVGLPGVAGGQDASGLLRVSGGSGIAWSPGTQEEVFQPFCDFPEIVDISIKQAPRVGPAGEHRLVTITRTDNQILEAEFPGLPGALSFVALVDGYFRLTTDSRHYFCKEVAPPRLLEEVAQQCHGPITLDFAINKLKTEGSLPGSYVLRRSPQDFNSFLLTVCVQTPLGPDYKGCLIRCDPTGTFSLAGLGRPHSSLRELLAACLDGGLHVDGVALNLTFCCTPRPKEKSNLIVVRRGCSPPTSSPVQPHSGCQLSQMTFHKIPVDSLEWHENLGHGSFTKIYRGCRHEPVDGEPRKTEVLLKVLDAKHKSCTESFLEAASLMSQVSYQHLVLLHGVCMAGDSIMVQEFVHLGALDTYLRKSGHLVPASWKLQVIKQLAYALNYLEDKGLTHGNVSARKVLLAREGSDGSLPFIKLSDPGVSPTVLSLEMLTDRIPWVAPECLQEARILGLEADKWGFGATVWEVFSGVTMPISTMDPAKKLQFYEERQQLPAPKWMELALLIQQCMTYEPSHRPSFRAVIRDLNNLITSDYELLSDPTPGALAPRDGLWNGAQLYACQDPTIFEERHLKYISQLGKGNFGSVELCRYDPLGDNTGALVAVKQLQHSGPDQQRDFQREIQILKALHSDFIVKYRGVSYGPGRQSLRLVMEYLPSGCLRDFLQRHRTRLDASRLLLYASQICKGMEYLGSRRCVHRDLAARNILVESETHVKIADFGLAKLLPLDKDYYVVREPGQSPIFWYAPESLSDNIFSRQSDVWSFGVVLYELFTYSDKSCSPSAEFLRMMGCERDVPALCRLLDLLAEGQRLPAPPACPGEVHELMKLCWAPSPQDRPSFSTLGPQLDALWSGSRG; encoded by the exons ATGGCCTGTGAGCAGGCCCAGAGACCAGAGGAGCTGCTGAAGACCATCAG CTACAAGACTTGCCTACCTCCCGGCCTGCGCGACCTGATCCAGGGCCTGAGCTTTGTAACACGGAGGCGCATCCGGAGGAGGGTGCGCCAGGCGCTGTGCCGTGTGGCCGCCTGTCAGGTTGACAGGCACTCACTCATGGTCAAGTACATCATGGACCTGGAGCGCCTGGACCCCTCCAGGGCCACCGAGACCTTCGTCGTGGGCCTCCCCGGGGTTGCTGGTGGTCAGGACGCGTCGGGGCTGCTCCGTGTGTCTGGTGGTAGCGGCATTGCCTGGAGTCCAGGAACACAGGAGGAG GTCTTCCAGCCTTTCTGCGACTTTCCAGAAATCGTGGACATCAGCATTAAGCAGGCGCCGCGCGTTGGCCCGGCCGGGGAACACCGTCTTGTCACTATCACCAGGACAGACAACCAGATCCTG GAGGCTGAGTTCCCGGGGCTGCCAGGCGCGTTGTCCTTCGTGGCGCTGGTCGACGGCTACTTCCGGCTGACCACGGACTCGCGGCACTACTTCTGCAAGGAGGTGGCACCTCCGCggctcctggaggaggtggcgcAGCAGTGCCACGGCCCCATCAC CCTGGATTTTGCCATCAACAAGCTCAAGACTGAGGGCTCCCTTCCCGGTTCCTATGTTCTCCGTCGCAGCCCCCAGGATTTCAACAGCTTCCTCCTCACTGTTTGTGTCCAG ACGCCCCTGGGCCCCGATTACAAGGGCTGCCTCATCCGGTGCGACCCCACAGGAACCTTCTCTCTGGCTGGCCTTGGCCGGCCCCACAGCAGTCTTCGAGAGCTCCTGGCAGCCTGCCTGGATGGTGGGCTGCATGTAGATGGGGTTGCACTGAACCTCACCTTCTGTTGCACCCCTAGACCCAAAG AAAAGTCCAATCTGATCGTGGTCCGGAGGGGTTGCAGTCCACCCACATCGTCCCCTGTTCAGCCCCACTCGGGATGCCAGCTGAGTCAGATGACATTTCACAAGATCCCTGTTGATAGCCTGGAGTGG catGAGAACCTGGGTCATGGATCCTTCACCAAGATTTACCGGGGCTGTCGCCACGAGCCCGTGGACGGGGAGCCTCGAAAGACAGAGGTGCTGCTCAAAGTGTTAGATGCGAAGCATAAGAGCTGCACAGAG TCATTCCTGGAAGCGGCGAGCTTGATGAGCCAAGTGTCATACCAGCATCTTGTGTTGCTTCATGGCGTGTGCATGGCCGGAGACA GCATCATGGTGCAGGAATTTGTACACCTGGGAGCACTGGACACATACCTACGGAAGTCTGGCCATCTGGTGCCGGCCAGCTGGAAGCTGCAGGTGATCAAACAGCTGGCCTATGCCCTCAACTATCTG GAGGACAAAGGCCTCACCCATGGCAATGTCTCAGCCCGTAAGGTGCTCTTGGCCCGGGAGGGGTCTGACGGGAGCCTACCCTTCATCAAGCTGAGTGACCCTGGTGTCAGTCCTACTGTGCTAAGCCTTGAGA tGCTCACTGACAGGATCCCCTGGGTGGCCCCTGAATGTCTCCAGGAGGCCCGGATACTTGGCTTGGAAGCTGACAAGTGGGGCTTCGGTGCCACAGTCTGGGAGGTGTTCAGCGGTGTCACAATGCCAATCAGTACCATGGACCCTGCCAAG AAGCTCCAGTTTTATGAGGAGCGGCAGCAACTTCCTGCCCCCAAGTGGATGGAGCTGGCCCTGCTGATCCAACAGTGCATGACCTATGAGCCAAGCCACAGGCCCTCCTTCCGTGCTGTCATCCGGGACCTGAACAACCTCATTACGTCAG ATTACGAACTCCTCTCGGACCCCACACCTGGTGCCCTGGCGCCCCGCGATGGGCTGTGGAATGGCGCTCAGCTCTATGCCTGCCAGGACCCTACCATCTTTGAGGAGAGACACCTTAAGTACATTTCACAGCTGGGCAAG GGCAACTTTGGCAGCGTGGAACTGTGCCGCTATGACCCCTTGGGAGACAACACAGGAGCCCTGGTGGCTGTGAAGCAGCTGCAGCACAGTGGGCCAGACCAGCAGAGGGACTTCCAGCGGGAGATCCAGATCCTCAAAGCCCTGCACAGTGACTTCATCGTCAAGTATCGCGGTGTCAGCTATGGCCCAG GCCGCCAGAGTCTGAGACTCGTCATGGAATACCTGCCCAGCGGCTGCCTGCGTGACTTCCTGCAGCGGCACCGCACGCGCCTGGATGCCAGCCGCCTGCTCCTCTACGCCTCGCAGATCTGCAAG GGCATGGAGTACCTGGGCTCCCGCCGCTGTGTGCACCGCGACCTGGCAGCACGTAACATCCTGGTGGAGAGCGAGACCCACGTCAAGATCGCTGACTTTGGCCTTGCCAAGCTGTTGCCACTGGATAAAGACTATTACGTTGTCCGGGAGCCGGGCCAAAGCCCCATCTTCTG GTACGCCCCGGAGTCCCTCTCGGACAACATCTTCTCGCGCCAGTCGGATGTCTGGAGTTTTGGGGTCGTTCTGTATGAGCTGTTCACCTACAGCGACAAGAGCTGCAGCCCCTCTGCT GAGTTCCTGCGGATGATGGGATGTGAGCGAGATGTCCCGGCTCTTTGCCGCCTCCTGGACCTGCTGGCAGAGGGCCAGAGGCTGCCCGCACCTCCAGCCTGCCCTGGTGAG